In Chloroflexota bacterium, one DNA window encodes the following:
- the cdhA gene encoding CO dehydrogenase/acetyl-CoA synthase complex subunit alpha gives MTEAKEKKQKKTRKHQQIEKLIRAEDQWEPVGHTPMPDIADLRNWDMRLMKTYKPFYAPFCDVCCFCTYGKCDLTCGQRGACGIDIAGQQGRFILLACCVGLSAHGAHARHIVDLMIEKYGEDYKIDLGNNVAIEAPNIRTVLGLKPESMRDLRTAVEYVERQLIHLISALHTGQEGSNIDYESKALHAGMLDHVAMEIADVAQISGFKYPTSVAETPLVSLGTASVDISKPTILVIGHNPASSTAIIDYLRANSLDEKVELGGLCCTAHEATRYSDKARVIGPLSRQLYYVRTGIADVIVTDEQCIRTDLVEEAKKVDSAFIATSDKACYGLEDATEMETDDIVKQMLDQGKQFLILDHEKAGEVAVRVALALAPKRKKELLSEKEALELAKRCVQCGMCERVCPNMLLIGEGISQVALGNLDELRNIFDKCLGCGKCEEECPHDVPIFKIMQVAASKEAYKIRVGRGPIMDTEIRNVGAPIVLGTIPGVVAFVGCSSYPDMNDLVEMVEEFAKRKYIVVLSGCAAMTAGMKKDPEGRTIYEKYPASFDAGGVVNVGSCVSNAHITGATIKIANIFASLPLRANYEVIADYILNRVGAVGVAWGAYSQKAVSIATGCNRLGIPVVLGPHSSKSRRLFLSRKEEDNWTVMDGRKGELVDTGEPSPEHLAYVTETKERAMVTIAKLCIRKNDTAQGRALKLNHYISLYKKYMGGGLPPDLHLYVRTDRDLPIVYKKEAAAYLKEVGWKPKPVLTLPTLIGTYPSKVPLESVIH, from the coding sequence ATGACGGAAGCGAAGGAAAAGAAGCAGAAGAAGACCAGGAAACACCAGCAGATTGAGAAGCTGATAAGGGCAGAGGATCAGTGGGAGCCGGTCGGGCATACCCCCATGCCGGACATCGCCGATCTGAGAAACTGGGATATGCGGCTGATGAAGACCTACAAGCCCTTCTACGCGCCTTTCTGCGATGTGTGCTGCTTCTGCACCTACGGTAAGTGCGACCTCACCTGCGGACAGCGGGGGGCCTGCGGCATCGACATCGCAGGCCAGCAGGGGAGGTTCATCCTTCTGGCCTGCTGTGTGGGCCTTTCTGCTCACGGCGCCCATGCCAGACACATCGTTGATCTTATGATTGAAAAGTACGGTGAGGACTACAAGATCGATCTGGGCAACAATGTCGCCATTGAGGCACCCAACATCAGGACCGTGCTGGGACTGAAACCGGAATCGATGCGCGACCTGCGAACAGCGGTCGAGTATGTGGAGCGGCAGTTGATCCACCTGATTTCGGCGCTCCATACCGGTCAGGAGGGCAGCAACATAGATTATGAGTCCAAGGCCCTTCATGCCGGTATGCTGGACCATGTGGCTATGGAAATCGCTGATGTCGCCCAGATCTCGGGATTTAAATACCCCACATCCGTGGCCGAGACTCCGCTGGTAAGCCTGGGCACCGCCTCCGTGGATATCAGTAAACCCACCATTCTGGTGATCGGCCATAATCCCGCCTCTTCCACCGCTATCATCGACTACCTCCGGGCGAACAGCCTCGACGAGAAAGTGGAGCTGGGTGGTCTGTGCTGCACTGCTCATGAGGCGACCCGGTATTCGGATAAGGCCAGGGTGATCGGCCCCCTCTCCAGACAGCTCTACTACGTGAGGACCGGCATTGCTGATGTCATAGTGACCGATGAGCAGTGCATCAGGACCGACCTGGTAGAAGAAGCTAAGAAAGTAGACTCTGCCTTCATCGCCACCTCAGACAAAGCCTGCTACGGGCTTGAGGATGCCACCGAGATGGAGACGGATGACATAGTGAAGCAGATGCTGGATCAGGGCAAGCAATTCCTCATCCTCGACCATGAGAAGGCCGGTGAGGTGGCTGTGAGAGTGGCCCTGGCGCTGGCACCGAAGAGGAAGAAGGAGCTTCTAAGCGAAAAGGAGGCCCTGGAGCTGGCCAAGAGGTGCGTGCAGTGCGGCATGTGCGAGAGGGTCTGCCCCAACATGCTCCTCATCGGCGAAGGGATCAGCCAGGTAGCCCTGGGGAATCTTGACGAACTGAGGAATATCTTCGACAAGTGCCTCGGCTGCGGCAAATGCGAGGAGGAGTGTCCTCACGATGTGCCCATCTTCAAAATCATGCAGGTGGCTGCCAGCAAAGAGGCCTACAAGATACGGGTTGGGCGCGGGCCCATTATGGATACCGAGATCAGGAACGTCGGTGCCCCCATAGTGCTGGGAACCATCCCCGGCGTGGTGGCCTTCGTGGGATGTTCCAGCTACCCGGACATGAATGACCTTGTGGAGATGGTCGAGGAATTCGCTAAGAGAAAATACATCGTGGTCCTCAGCGGCTGTGCCGCTATGACTGCCGGTATGAAGAAAGACCCCGAGGGACGGACCATCTATGAAAAGTACCCTGCCAGCTTTGACGCCGGTGGAGTGGTGAACGTGGGCTCCTGCGTGTCCAACGCCCACATCACCGGAGCCACTATCAAGATAGCCAATATCTTCGCCAGCCTCCCCCTGAGAGCCAACTACGAGGTTATCGCCGACTACATTCTCAACCGCGTGGGGGCTGTGGGGGTAGCCTGGGGGGCTTACTCACAGAAGGCAGTCTCCATCGCCACCGGCTGTAACCGGCTGGGAATCCCCGTGGTCCTGGGACCCCACTCATCCAAGTCCCGCCGACTCTTCCTTTCCAGAAAGGAAGAGGATAACTGGACGGTAATGGACGGCAGAAAAGGGGAACTGGTGGATACCGGCGAGCCTTCTCCAGAGCACCTGGCCTATGTCACCGAGACGAAGGAGAGGGCTATGGTCACCATCGCCAAGCTGTGCATCAGGAAGAACGATACGGCACAGGGAAGAGCCCTGAAACTGAATCACTACATCTCCCTGTACAAGAAGTATATGGGCGGCGGGCTCCCGCCGGACCTGCACCTGTACGTCAGGACCGACAGAGACCTCCCCATTGTGTATAAGAAGGAAGCTGCGGCATACCTGAAGGAGGTGGGCTGGAAGCCGAAACCTGTCCTGACCCTCCCCACCCTGATCGGCACCTATCCCAGCAAAGTGCCTCTGGAGTCTGTCATTCACTAA
- a CDS encoding NAD(P)H-dependent oxidoreductase subunit E, translated as MAGISDLVKRVAVDKYQRDRDMLIQILLDLQGGLGWLPAEVLAEVSRQLRVSIARVYQVASFYKAFSFSPRGRHTVTVCLGTACQVRGAPRLLDRTTDKLKLAPGETSADMRFSLDTVNCLGCCALGPVIVIDGKYHSKPSTSELEHLFDAAK; from the coding sequence TTGGCTGGAATCTCAGATCTGGTAAAAAGGGTGGCGGTGGACAAATACCAGAGAGACAGGGATATGCTGATCCAGATCCTGCTGGATCTGCAGGGTGGCCTCGGCTGGCTGCCCGCAGAAGTGCTGGCAGAGGTGAGCCGGCAGTTGAGAGTATCCATAGCCCGCGTGTATCAGGTGGCCAGCTTCTACAAGGCTTTCAGCTTCTCTCCCAGGGGCCGTCACACGGTGACAGTGTGCCTGGGGACTGCCTGCCAGGTACGGGGTGCACCGAGACTCCTGGATAGAACTACAGACAAGCTCAAGCTGGCACCGGGAGAGACATCGGCAGATATGCGTTTCAGCCTGGATACTGTCAATTGCCTCGGCTGCTGTGCTCTGGGGCCGGTCATCGTCATAGACGGAAAGTACCACAGCAAACCTTCAACCTCGGAACTGGAGCACCTGTTTGATGCAGCGAAATAA